One genomic segment of Paenibacillus durus includes these proteins:
- a CDS encoding RicAFT regulatory complex protein RicA family protein produces the protein MTEEKGRVNKYGMMSYDTRDLIVRDDIMAKAKELASLISTSEEVKQFQQAEEKIRNHERVQGLIAQMKKKQKEIVAFESFGNKAMVTKIEDEINDLQDEIDSIPLVTEFQQSQTDINYLLQLVVSVIRDTVSEKINVEAGSEAPPSKCGE, from the coding sequence ATGACAGAGGAGAAAGGCCGTGTGAATAAATACGGGATGATGTCCTACGATACCCGCGATCTGATCGTACGTGACGACATCATGGCCAAGGCTAAGGAGCTCGCGTCGCTGATTTCGACCAGTGAAGAGGTTAAGCAGTTTCAGCAGGCGGAGGAGAAAATCCGGAATCATGAACGTGTTCAGGGATTGATTGCCCAGATGAAGAAGAAACAGAAGGAGATCGTCGCCTTCGAAAGCTTTGGCAATAAAGCGATGGTAACGAAGATCGAGGACGAAATCAATGATCTGCAGGATGAGATCGACAGCATTCCGCTGGTCACCGAATTCCAGCAGAGCCAGACCGATATCAATTACCTGCTGCAGCTGGTCGTTTCCGTCATCCGGGACACCGTTTCGGAAAAAATCAATGTCGAGGCCGGCAGCGAAGCTCCGCCTTCCAAATGCGGTGAATAA